Below is a genomic region from Trichoderma asperellum chromosome 2, complete sequence.
CAAACACCGTCATCTACAGCATCGGCTCGCTCTTCACCTCGCTCATCCCCAACCTGATCCTCAAGGGCGTGGGCgaggccatcgccagccCGCACATCCGAAACAAGATCTTGGTCCTCAACGGCACCACGGATCGTGAAACCGGCCCCTCTGGCGACCCCTTCTCCGGCTACGACTTTGTGGCCACCATTGCAAACGCCTGCGCCGATTCGAGAGGCCTGCCCCGGCCGAGCGCTGACGAGTATGCGCAGTACGTGACGCACGTCATTTACATTGAGGGCCCCACGAGCCCGGCGGTGGACAAGCGGGTGTTTGCGCAGCTGGGGATCGACACGATGAGGCTGTATGGGCCCAAGGACGGGAAGGGCAAGGGAGGGAGATATGATGCCAAGGCGTTGGCGCAGACGCTGGAGAGCATTGTTGGGCGAAAGGACATGCGCTCTGACAGGAGCCGTCGAAACACGCTGGTGGGATAGATGATGAATCTTGAGTCCCCTGAGGTGTTTGTTTTCACCATGTACGACTATTAGAGACAAGTAGAGAGTGTAAGAGTTGTGCGGCATTTTGCAATATACCAcgatattattttttttttattcttagtAAACAGACATAAAGAAACGACTGCCAGCTCGTGGCACGGTATCAAACCTGTAACCACCTGCTTCAGCCTTCCTCACCTTCACCCCCCCTTGGATATCCCATCGCCACCACTAAAAACGTACACAATGCCCACCTCATTTTTGCCCCTTTCCTCGCAGTAAGTCTTGCATCCAAAATCAGATTCAGTTTCCCATTTCCTGTCATCCGTGTGTCGTtgtcaaaaagaagacaccatcatcatcacccaCTCGCCATTGCCAAGTAAACCACCACGGCCGGCCACGCCGCCGACATGACCAGCGCCATAAACACTCTGCCCCCTCCAACGCGTATCCTATCCTGCGGGCCCTTCCACCGGTCGACCAGCGCGCAAGTCGTCCAGATCATCACCATGAGGTAGATTACAATGAGCCAGGTGACGCCGAGGATCATGTCGGCGCGGCGGTCCGTCGGGCTGAGGACGACCTTGGACAGGTCTGGCTCAAAAGTGGAAGAGAGGTTGTTGCCCATGTTTGATGTAGTTtaaaaagggggagagatACGGATTATTTATTTTCGGTTGAGGATGTATAAGTGGTGGTGTGCTTTTGTCTTGGCAGCTGAGACTCAATGAAACTCTCGAGATGTCGTCGTGATGAGCGTTGAATGTTGTCGCGAAAAGGGGCGGGAAAATGGGAAACCCAATGAAAAATATCGCTAGCGATAtaattcaaaaaaaaaaaaaaaacggtaGAAGACCTGATTAAAAGATAGAAAACCACCCGCCAGCGAGTATAAGCGATTAAAAAAGAGAGTGTAGCAAagtctcacacacacacgacccaaaaaaacaccaaagaagaaatgaataaagaagaaaaagaagaaagaagaaagtcaaGAAaacgctgcgctgcgctgaaGAAAAAGGTAAGACTCAAGCAAGACCCTAGGCTAGGCTAATCAAACGTCGAACAGTTAGCCTCAGCTCTCCTATACATGGGGGTAAAATAGCAGCAGACCTACTATGACAAGTcttcatacatacatacgggGCTGCTTAGGTTGACAATCTCCCTCCTAATCAAACAGCACAGTAAGTAATAGCAGCTGTAAAAATTTCAagcctccctccctccccccgTCGGCAGCGCTCCCAGCCGAACAAAGGAGAAACTCTCGAACAAAGAGAGCTTGTCGCAGGTGGGACGCTCGTCACACGTTTCGTGTCTCAAAATCGCGGAGCCGCTGGCAAAAATACCTGCAGAGGGGGGCTGCCTCTAGCGGAAAATGAAACAATGGATTCGCTGAAATCTCGTTTCTTGCTGTTTCTCGCTTGCACGATGCagatgggaaaagagaagaaggggaaaaaaagaggagagaatcagcagatgcttattcttttctttaatttttttttcctcctctgttCCCAGCAAGCGTCCCAATTACGACTCTGACTCTGACTCTCCCAAGCACTCACTGGATGTCCAATATTAGCATCAGGCCGGGGTGATCCACTCGACATCATCACCGCCATGGGGCAAGTCAAAGCTCGCGCCGGCCAATCAAACAACACCTTTTGCCTCGCCTCGGACCACATCTGCCGTTTTAAGCGCCCAGACTATCGAGCAGCTGCCCACTGTCACGCCAAGATGCCGCAGCGGTGAAACGCCATTCGTCGAATCGGCGCTGCAGCTGATCTGAGCATTCATTGTCTGCTGTCGTTTTCCAAATCGGCGGGCGTCTTGCCTTCTTCCCCTCCAGTCTCGCTGTTTCTCGATCGCGCTAGAGACCTTTCGTTCAAGAGCAGGCGATGGTGCATGAATTCGTTCCATCATGCTCCACGTCAAGCAAGATGGACTCCAGCTTTGGATTGCGTATAGATATGTAGATGGGATGCTACTGTGGTTGCATTCTGTACCTAGCTTGCCTGCATGGGTTCGCATAAAAGCAGCTCCCGGTGACAGGCGGGCGAAACAAAACATGTGGATGCAGGACATGGCAGATAGCTAAAATTCATTCTTGGCGGCCAGCAACTCCATGACATTTGCATTCATAGACATGCACATCAAGAGGAACAATTCAATGTCATCATGTCTTGTCATTAAAGCTGATTTTAACActaattactatttatacAATTAAACACATTATCATAACTTTGTCCTCCGCCGCTGCTTAGCGCAGGCGAGCGCTGAGGGGCAGGTTGCGAGAAGAGCTGCCGACATAGACAGTCTTGGGGTAGTTGGTCACCACCCACTGCTGCTTGGTAGAATCCCAGTTGGAGATGTCGCGGCGAGTAATGTCCGCCTTGAAGATGACACTCTGGCCAGGAGCCACGCGCTCGATACGGTCGAAACCACGCAGCACCTTGGGAGGGTCGTTGGGGCCACCGTGGCTAATGTACAGCTGGGGAATAACATCGTCCATGACCTTGCCCGTGTTGGTGATGACGGCGGTAACGGTGTAGACGACATCATACAGCTGGCGGTTGCCACCAGGCTCACCAGAGGCAGCGgagcgaggctgaggagaacCGTCAGTGGCTCCAGCAGGGAGGAACTCCTTGGCAGTCTGGCCGTAGTGGGCGTCTCCAGAAGCCTCCTTGCCAGAAGTGACGCTGTTGAGGTATGGGTAGATAAACTCCTTGATGCGGCGGATGTTCTTGGGGAA
It encodes:
- a CDS encoding uncharacterized protein (EggNog:ENOG41~TransMembrane:2 (o27-47i67-86o)) produces the protein MGNNLSSTFEPDLSKVVLSPTDRRADMILGVTWLIVIYLMVMIWTTCALVDRWKGPQDRIRVGGGRVFMALVMSAAWPAVVVYLAMASG